CACAAGGACAAGCAGCTGGCTGAATCTGCACCTGGGCCTGCCAGTGACCACCTTGAGCCCACCTGCACAGGCTCCTGCTTTCTCCCCTTTTGCGGCTCTGTATTTCCCTTTTTCTACCCATTTTATAAAACATGGCAACAtgaaataaagcattaaaaataatccCACAGACTGTTATTGTTGTACCAACTAAGGCAGTGAGCAGGCCCCGAGAAGCTTGCTGGAACCATGGGGAAGTGGCTGTGCCCAGGACGGGGCCAGGGACAGGACTTCGAGGGTGGCCAAGCCAGTGGGACTTGGGGACTGCAGCCATGGGAGGGCTGACCCCCCTACCAGGGTCCAAAGTGGGACAGACCTGTCCACTCTCCCCAGGCCCCCTAGACTGACCTGCCCACTCCCGTAGACACTGACCTGAACGCCGTCATCTGTAAGGGCAGGCTGCTGAGGGACGTCCACAAGCGCTACATCTTCTACCAGCTTCTGCGGGCCACCAAGTACATCCACTCAGGACGCGTCATCCACCGGGACCAGAAGGTGCCATCCATGCTCCATTAGTAGGGCCTGTCCTCCCACTGTGTGTACACACCCCTGACAGCCTCGGCGCCTCCTCTCCTGCAGCCGTCCAACATCCTCCTGGACTCCAGCTGCGTGGTGAAGCTCTGCGACTTTGGGCTTGCGCGCCCCCTCAGCAGCCTCCCTGAGGAGCCTGCGGGCCAGGCCCTGACAGATTACGTGGCCACGCGCTGGTACCGGGCTCCAGAGGTGCTGCTGTCCTCGAGCTGGTAACAGCATCAccctcccccaaccctgccctcacctcctcccccagcacccccatATCCTCTTGTCCAGCCAAGGCCCCCCGGTGTCCTCActggctccctccctgcaccccagACCCTGCCCCCTTGaatgtctctcctcctccccccacttctgCCTCCTgggtccctcccccacccccagcccacacctccaccccttccttccccaggtACACCCCTGGGGTGGACATGTGGAGTCTGGGCTGCATCCTGGGGGAGATGCTTCGGgggaggcccctgttccctggcacaTCCACACTCCACCAGCTGGAGCTGATCCTGGAAACCATCCCTCCACCATCCAAGGAGGGTGAGGATGTGTGCAGGACTCTGGTCGGCATGGGGAGCCCGAGGTTCAGAGCACACAACTGTAGGGGGACAGCACCTGACAGGCCAGGACTGgtagggaggaggctggggaagaggaggaggggaagggtcCAGAGCCTCAGGAGGATGGAAAGGACAGGCCCTGCCCATGGTAGGCCCAGCTACAAGCCTTGAGGGCCTGGCCATGGGTCCTCGAGGACCAAGCTGTGTCCACCAAGGGTCCAGCTGGGTCAGGACAAGAGCAGGACAAGAGCTGAGGGATGGCAGGGGCAGGTCTAGCACCTTTGCTGGGAAGTTGGGGAGTTGGGGGTAGGGATGGAGGAGGATAGCAGTGGGGGTAGGTAGGCTCAGAGTCCTTCCTAGTCCCCGTGGGAGGGAGCAGGGCCAAAGAGAGGGGAAGGACCAGGTGAGAGGAACCCTGtggtcctcccccccccccccccccccccccccgcctgcttTCCTAGTTGGAGGGCAAGGGGCTTTTCATGTTGCCATGTTTTCCTAGTTGGAGGAGGTGGAGTGTAGGTGTGGGAGTGTAGAAGCATGCAAGGGCAGGCACATTGCAGGTGCGCACATGCACGCGTAGGGCAGGAGGACAGATATTCGGAGTTAGAGCAGACAGCGGAAGCCCTGCAGGGAGACGGGCACCTCACGGGGCAGGAAACCACTGGCCCCACAGCTCCCCAGCTGCCGCATGCATGGGACCAGGCCCTCCCGCTCACACTCCACCTCCTATCCTCCCACCTGCAGACCTCCTGGCTCTTGGCTCAAGCTACAGCGCCTCTATCCTGCCCTGCCTGGGGGCCCGGTGAGTGGGGCTGCTTAGGGGCCTGGCTCTGGCCAGTCTGCCAGCCCAGACCTGGGCCCCTGTCTTCTGATGGTGTCTCAACCTCAGCGAGTGGGTTGCGGGCGGTATGAGGAGTCCCCAACGTCTCCAGCAGGCCCGAGGGGCAGGGAGGCCCACAGGCACTGTGCAGGGGTCTCCCCACCGTCCCAGGCTGCCTGGGGGTGTTGATCGGGGAGGACAGTTAAGTGGTGCCGCGGGGGTTGGAAGCGCGCAGCTGCCACAGCTGTAGATGTGGGGAGGGGCCCCGACGTGGAGAGGGGACAGTACGCGGGCGCCCGCAGGCCACGGCACACGCTGGACACTCTCCTGCCGCCGGACACGCCCCCGGAGGCCTTGGATCTCCTCGGGAGACTCCTGGTGTTTGCCCCCAACAGGCGGCTTAGCGCAGCCCAGGCCCTGCAGCACCCCTACGTGCAGAGGTAGGGGCGGGAGAGGGCGGGGTCCCGAGGGCCAGCTCCTCCCCCGCGGGGGCCAGGTGTTGGGGGGCGGATCTGAGCTGGTGCGAGAGGCCCCGCCTGACCGCCGCCGCCGGCTGCTCCCCGAAGGTTCCACTGCCCGGCCCGTGAGTGGACACTGGACTCGGCCGTGCGGCTCCCAGTGCTCGAGGGAGTTCAGCTCTCCGTCCCCGAGTATCGCAGGCGCGTCTATCAGGTGCTCTGGCCCCGACCACCCTGGGGGCCACCCCAGAACCATCTACACCGCGCCCGCCGTGCACCTCTGAGCACCGCCTTCCTTCCCGCAGATGATCCTGGAGCGCAGGGGTGATGGCCGCGTCCCCGGAGAGAAGGGCCTGGGGGGCACCCCCCGGGGGACAGAGCCCAGTGGGCCCCGGGCGCACCTGCTCAAACCCAGGGCCATCCATCAGCTGTCTCCGGGCTCGCCTGCACAGAAGCCGGGACGCAGACCTCAGAGCAGCCCGGGTCGCCAGGGCGCCCACGGTGTGTGATCCCTCACGGCCCCTGTCCCTGCTGGGTGGAGCCACCAACGACCGCAGCGCCCGGCTAACCGCGGGGGTTGACCTTCCGGCTCCACAGACGAAGCCTGCGGAGCCAAGAACCTTCCCCGGCAGAGCTCGGCCCCCCTGCTGCAGCCTCCGCCGCCAGGAGGTCCCGGGAGAGGGGACAGGCCCcctggggcggcgggggcggcggcggccccctcGGCGCCCTCGTGGGTAAGTCGGCCGGGAGGGTGTCCCCGGTGCTGCCCGCGGGCTGGCGGCCCCCCCGTGACGCGCCCCTTCCCAGGTGGAGCCCAGCGGGAAGGGGGCGGCGCCCTCCCTGGCCTCGCAGACCGCCGCCCAGGTGACCGTCCAGGCCCTGATCCGGAGCGACTGGCACCCGCGCCGCGGGGAGAGGGCGGCCGGCGCGCGGCGGGTGAGCGCGGCCAGATCCCGGCCCTCCGCTCCTAGgcgtccttccctccctcccggccccgccccctcccccccccccggcctcgcCCCTgacgccccgcccccccactgTGCGCAGGTCCCGCGCGCGCTCCCCGCGGATGCCCCGCGCGAGCCCCGACCGGGCCGGAGGATGTTCAGCGCCTCGGCCTCGCAGGGCGCTCAGGGCGCGGCCAGGGCGGCGCTCGGGGGCTACTCTCAAGCCTACGGGACCGTCTGCCGCTCGGCGCTGGGCCgcctgcccctgctccccgggccccgcgcctAGGCCGCCCTTCCAGCTCCCACCCGGCTCTTCTGCGCAGCCCCGGATTTGCCCCTAGGTCCCGGTGCTCCTCGCCCCCTTTTGCCTGGCCGCATTCTTGGGATTCCTGGAGCTTGTCCGGGCCTCCTGGGGGGGAGTTGAGCTTCCCACCCATCCCCAGTCGCTCCCTCCAATAAAGTCTGATCCATCCCCAGCTTGCCTGCCTAGCTTCTCTTCTCAGTGAGGGACTTGCTCTGAGGCCACACCACTCCTTTCCTGGAGCCCACCCCCTTCCGAGGACCCccgtccagtgcagagcccatgaGAAGCTCTGGGGGCACCTTCTGCTGCCGCTGTGTGGCTCCTGCCTGCCTAATGCCCTGTGCTTTCCCTCTGAGCCCTCGGCACCAGAGACTGGCCTGGGGTCCCCCTTGGGGCCAGCTTCCTGTCCTCTCTGCACAAATGCTGGAGGTCGGCCTGGTGCCAGAGCACCATCAGAGGGACAGGGCTGTCCCCAGGGTGCACCTGTTGCCTCGGTGCATGCCATCACATGACAGCATTTGCAACCCTGGCCCAGAGTAAGGGTGGAAGAGATGACAGGGCCGGCCCTTGGGCACAGCCCCTGAGTGTGGTCATTGTGCTCTTTGCGGAGCTCCACTGTCACCAAATGACTGGCAGCTGGTTTGTCCAGGGGGTGGGCCCAGGGGGTGGGAGCCAGAGATGCAAGGGGCCTAGTGCACACAGAACTGTCTCCTGGCTCCAGGACTGCTTCCACCTCACCTGAcgaggggcaggggctggaacACAGGCGGAGTCACCGTCTAAACGGTGTGGcctgtgctggggtgggggctgggcagccTAGGAGCCCGAGCTCCGCTCACCTGTGAAAGCTGCTGCTCCCTGCTGCTGCAGGAGGCACAGGTGGGAAGGGCAGGGACAGCTGGCCAGAGGGTGCACCCGGACCACGTGGCTACAAGCACAACAGGACTCGGGGGAGGCCAAGAAAGGAGGCCAGGCCTTATGGCTCAGGCTTGGCTTGGAGACAACGGGGCTGCCAGGGGCCAGGTGATGGACAGGGCATCAGATGAGTGTGAAGGAATGTCCCAACCCAGCAAAGCAGAGGGAGGCCCCCCTCCCAGAAGCCAGCCTTGGGAATTGGGGccaggaggggcggaggggcacCCTGTGCAGGGGAGGAGCCGGGAAAGGTGGGAGCTGTCTGCTGGGCTTGGTGAGCGGCAGCCCCCAGGCGAGACACCAGGTGTGTCTACACAGAGGGCTGGTGCCAGTGGAGAGTCGTGGACTCCGTTGGGCTGTGAAAGGGAGCTGGTCGTGGGAAGGGGCTGAGGTGGAAGGAGTCTCTGGGTTAGATTGGCTGGAGGAGTTGGCAggacagatgtgtgtgtgtgtgtgaggggagcCTACAAGGATTTGTGGTGCTGTCTGGAGGGAAATCTGAGATCACAAGACTTAACAAGATGGGTgattaatatatatgtttaggAATGTGTTGgaatattttgttgtgttttattgtTAACACCAGAATGTGCAGAGATCACATTTGAGATGTGTTATTCAGCACAACGTGGAGGGTGCCGACAGGCTGCAAGGGCCCCCCAGGGCAACGAGGCCACACCAAGCCACGCAAAAGCAAACTGGTCAGCAAGCACATTGAGGCCAAGGAACATTCCAGCACATCTGGCTCCTCGGTGGCCCTTCCACCTGAATCAAAGTATCCCCAAGCCTCCCTGACTCCCTTCTCCAGCTGTCGTCAGAACTGCTGCCTTTGCTCAGTGgccttgtttcccttcccagccTGAGTGACTGCAATttcttatacttaaaaaaaaaaaaaaaaaaaaaaaaaaaaaaactggcagaaATACTAATTTCATAATGTTAGCACTTAGAATGAGGGCCTTCCTAAGCATTTGGTGTCAAACTGTGTTATTCCAAATCAGTCACTCTCCAGAGGTGACAGAGATACAGGAAAGGTAGGCAGGGGGGCGGAATTAGATCTCACAGGTTGGTGACAAAGAGGGAAGGATCCAGAAGAGGGTGGAGCCAGGGCCTGCTGGGCACTGAAGCGAGGTGGGAGGGGGCCCAGGCACCACCACGCCCGACCCCACCCTCACCTATTCAAGTACTAGCGGTCTGGTCCAGCCCTTCCCCAGCGTGGCTGGGGCCCAGTATCCATCCAGACCCAGTTTTATTGTGCTGCAAAACCTGGCGGCTCACCGCTTGCTGGCGCCCTGCAGGAATCGGCCAGGTCTGTCTGCCTCAGTTCTCCTGGCAGGGCAGTGTCTCAGGGGGCCCCCCATCCCTCTGCCAGGAGCCCAGGGGACAGCGCTTCCTGAGATGAACAACCTTTGGGTCTGACCCCAACTCCATCCTGGATGGCCTGCGAGCAGCTCTGCCTCCCCACAGTGACAGGCTGGGCCACTAAGGAGGGTGccggaggcagagaggagggatgCCAGCAGGGCAGGAAGGGAGCCTGAGCACCTGAGGTGGAGGGGGAGACCCGGGCcgggaggcagaggtggaggcccagggagggaggctggggctgcCAGGACGCAGGAGAGAGGCAGCAGTGAGGCAGGAGGCAGTGAGCGGAGAAGAGCCCTGAGATACAGAAGCCCTGAGACATGGGGCCCCACAGACGGGGCCTAAGGCACAAAGATGGGCCCTGAGGTGAGTGAAGGGCTACAGGGGACTTGACTCCCGAAGCAATGGGGAGGCAGAGGTGCAGGAGGGGGAGGCTCAGGGCACAGGGAGGGATGGAGCCAGCGGGGTACAGCGCGGGGCAGTGAGGGGCTGGGGCCCCCGCGGGGAGAGGCCAGGGCAAAGGGCAGGCCAGCCCCTGGCTGAGCCCCAGGTGGAGCCGAGCTGGCTGCGCTCAGCGGTTCTGCTGTCTGGTGTGAGGGCAGGTGCCCGCCCGGTGGGTGGCAGTGAGGCAGGCACCTGGGCCTGGGCTGTGGGGCCAGGAGGCTCACTTCTTGCTTTTGAAGGTGCCCAGGATCTTGGGCATGAACTTGCCCACCTTGCTGTCCCTGGTGTCCTCCTCTGCtgggccctcccctgcccccgggCCTCCGGCCTCTTCCTTTTTGCAGAAGACCTCGAAGCGGCTGTAGACGCGCTTCTCCTTGCGCATACTCTCCATGCGGCGCAGCAGCCGGTCGCGGTCCTCAGCGCTGGCGGGCAGGGTGCGGCTCAGCCTCCCCTGCGTCCCCAGGCTGTCCGAGCGGAAGATGGCAGAGCATTTGTCCTTGTCGGACATGTCAGGGGCCAGGCCGCCAGCGGTGGGGGATCGGCCCAGTTCAGGGCTGCTGTGAgccaggcccggggcgggggccgggaccGCGCGGTGTTTCTGGCCGTGGGCGCTGATCTGCTCCAGAATGGCTTTCGTGTCATCCCGCAGGTTGCTGCTGTACAAGGCGTTGGCTGTGGCAGAGGCCGTGCGCGCCCGCGGGCCCCGCTCGTCCGCAGCGGCAGCAGCCTCGGTGCTGTCGGCCCGGCCCAGCGACGGCCGCCGGGGGCTCTCCGGCTGCCCGTTCTCCTGCGGCGCCGGGAAGCCGCCGTCTTCCTCTGCGCGCCGCTCCCCCTTGGGGCTCAGCAGCTGGCGGAGGCGCAGGGAGCCCTTGCGCAGCACCTCCATGGGGCCGCCCGCCGACTCCTCCGCGGTGCCGGTCTTGGCGGACTCCTCGGCGAAGGTAAGGGTGAGGCTGGCCCGGCGCTCGGGCACGGGGGGCACTGGGCTGGCCCGGCGCTCGGGCACGGGGGGCACCGGGCTGGCCCGGCGCTCCGGGAAGGCCGAGGTGGGGCTCCCTTTCCGCTCCGGGTAGGCAGAGGCGGGGCTCCCCTTGGGCTCAGGGTGAGGTGCCTGGCGCGACCCCTCTGGGGGGGGGCTGTCCCGCCCTTGTGGGGAACCGGGGCGGCCCTGGGCGGAGAGGAAGCGGGAGGGCAGCCGGTCGGTGCCGCCGCGGCCCAGCGTGTCCAGCAGCTGCGTGGCAGTCAGCGTGGCGGCCCCCGGCTGCCTCTCGGCCTCCTGGTGCAGCCGCTGGGCAAAGGAGTCGCGCAGGTCCAGCAGGCAGCTCTCCAGGCTGCGGCGCTCGCTTCCCCCACCCGGCGCCACCACCTCCTCCCGCCACGCCTGGGACACAACAGCCTTGCTGTGGCTGGCGACCGCGACCGCGGCCCCCACCGCTCCCGCATCTCGCGCGGGGCCCTTGTACTTCTCCAGGAGCTCGGCCACCTTGGTGGAAGTGGCGGAGCGCGTGGCCTCGCCCCCGGGCCCCAGCGTCTCGCTGACCGCCTGCTCCTTGTGCAGCAGCTGCGCCCTCTCGGTGGCGGCGGCTGGAGCCCCACCCGCGCCCTCGGCCGGCGAGGCGCTGAAGATCAGGGAGGAGCGCAGGCGCGAGCTGCGCTGGATCAGCGGGTTCAGGCGCGAGCGGAAGGAGTCCTGCTTggccagccctgcctcctccagcgTCTCGCGCTCGGGGCTGTCCCCGCGGCCGGAGCAGGGCTCCAGGCCCTTGGCCGGGAATGCCGCGGGCACGCGGGTGGCTGAGGGCAGCAGGTCCCCGGGACTTGGCCGGCCGGCGCAGCCCAGCACGTCGTCCTCGTATGCCTCGGCGTCCATGGGCGCGGGCAGGCCCTCGTCGCCCGCGTCGTCGCCATGGCAGCCGCTCAGGTAGGAGGCGAGGCGCCAGTGCCGCAGCCCCGCCCGCCCCTCGGGCCCGCCCCTGCGCTCCTGCTCCGTGTCGGGCGCCGCCTCGGGACCCGGCCTCGCCGCCGCCTGGCACGGGAAGCGCTGGCCCAGGTTGGCGCGCAGGGCCCCGCTGGGCTCcaggccgcggggcgcggggcccggggcggggtcCGAGCCGTGGCGCACCTCGCGTGAGGCGCTGGACGGCACGTAGTCCAGCCGCTGGTGTCCGTCGGGGCCGAGCTCGGGGAAGCGCGGCCCGAGCCCCAGGGCCAAGTCGTCGTGCTCGGTGAAGCCCGGGCGGCCGGCACGCAGCTTCTCGAACAGGCCCTGCGGGCGCGCGGGCACAAGCTGCGGCTCCCACTGGTAGTGCTGCTGGTACAGCTGGTCTCGTTGGAAGTGGCTGGTCTGAAAGCGCAGGTCGTCGCCGTGGCTGAGGAACGTCTGCCGCGACACCTGCCGAGCGGCCGCGAAGTTTTCCACGGCGCCCGAGCCGTCGGCGGCTGCGAAGCTGTGCCGCTTGAAGGCATCCATCTCCAGGTGCCGGGCCTGGAAGAAGGCCCGCGGGCCGGCGAGCTCGCCCCCCGCACCCGCCTCGGCGTCCAGCCGCCGCGCCAGAGGCCGCAGCCCCGCGTGCGGCTCCAGGGCTCCGCCGGGCATCCGCATGGGCTCCTCCCGGCGGAAGGCCGACAGGAAGTGGCGGTCGGGGTCGAGGAAAGAGGGGAATCCCAGGCCCTCCTCCCGAGGCGGTGGGAACAGGAGGTGCGCCCgtttggggaaggagaagggggtCGGCGCACCCATAAGGGGCCCCGCTCCCGTGTACGGGGCCAGGGTGTAAGCGTCCATGCGGGCCAGCGCCCCGGCTGAGGGCACCAGAGGCTCGGACTGCGCGAACAGGATGCGGAACTCCTCATCGAAGCTGGAGACCAGCTCGCCCTGGAACACGTGCGCCAGGCTGCGGTGGATCTTCTCGAAGGACCACATGAAGCTGCGGGGCGGGTAGTGTCAACATCAGAGttgaggcgggggcggggctccgcggAAGGGCCCTGGGGTTCTGAAGTGTCAAGTCTTCAAGGacccgggtgggggtgggggtgctgtgtCGGGGCCACTGGACCCCGGGTGGGGAGCCGCAGGGGCCATGAGGCCACCGCGCGGGGCGCACCTGTAGCTCCCGCTCATCACCACCGCGCAGTCCACCAGCAGGAACTTCTCCTTCACGTGGCCCTTGAAGGACTTCCCCGTCCGGCAGTAGTAGGTGGGGCCTGCCACAGTGCGCACGCGCAGGAACTGGGGAGGCAGAGGCGTGAGGTCTCCGCAGGGCAGCCCTCCACCGCCCCTGCCCGCCCTCCCGGCACTCACATCCACGTGGTGCAGGTTGACGCGGCACTTGTCAGCCATGTCCAGGAAGTGCTGGGCGTTCATCTCATCCAGGAGGATG
This portion of the Canis aureus isolate CA01 chromosome 14, VMU_Caureus_v.1.0, whole genome shotgun sequence genome encodes:
- the MAPK15 gene encoding mitogen-activated protein kinase 15 isoform X2, with protein sequence MCAAEVDDHVAQRYLLKRRLGKGAYGIVWKAVDRRTGEVVAIKKIFDAFRDKTDAQRTFREITLLQELGDHPNIIRLLDVIRAENDRDIYLVFESMDTDLNAVICKGRLLRDVHKRYIFYQLLRATKYIHSGRVIHRDQKPSNILLDSSCVVKLCDFGLARPLSSLPEEPAGQALTDYVATRWYRAPEVLLSSSWYTPGVDMWSLGCILGEMLRGRPLFPGTSTLHQLELILETIPPPSKEDLLALGSSYSASILPCLGARPRHTLDTLLPPDTPPEALDLLGRLLVFAPNRRLSAAQALQHPYVQRFHCPAREWTLDSAVRLPVLEGVQLSVPEYRRRVYQMILERRGDGRVPGEKGLGGTPRGTEPSGPRAHLLKPRAIHQLSPGSPAQKPGRRPQSSPGRQGAHDEACGAKNLPRQSSAPLLQPPPPGGPGRGDRPPGAAGAAAAPSAPSWVEPSGKGAAPSLASQTAAQVTVQALIRSDWHPRRGERAAGARRVPRALPADAPREPRPGRRMFSASASQGAQGAARAALGGYSQAYGTVCRSALGRLPLLPGPRA
- the MAPK15 gene encoding mitogen-activated protein kinase 15 isoform X5 produces the protein MCAAEVDDHVAQRYLLKRRLGKGAYGIVWKAVDRRTGEVVAIKKIFDAFRDKTDAQRTFREITLLQELGDHPNIIRLLDVIRAENDRDIYLVFESMDTDLNAVICKGRLLRDVHKRYIFYQLLRATKYIHSGRVIHRDQKPSNILLDSSCVVKLCDFGLARPLSSLPEEPAGQALTDYVATRWYRAPEVLLSSSWYTPGVDMWSLGCILGEMLRGRPLFPGTSTLHQLELILETIPPPSKEDLLALGSSYSASILPCLGARFHCPAREWTLDSAVRLPVLEGVQLSVPEYRRRVYQMILERRGDGRVPGEKGLGGTPRGTEPSGPRAHLLKPRAIHQLSPGSPAQKPGRRPQSSPGRQGAHDEACGAKNLPRQSSAPLLQPPPPGGPGRGDRPPGAAGAAAAPSAPSWVEPSGKGAAPSLASQTAAQVTVQALIRSDWHPRRGERAAGARRVPRALPADAPREPRPGRRMFSASASQGAQGAARAALGGYSQAYGTVCRSALGRLPLLPGPRA
- the MAPK15 gene encoding mitogen-activated protein kinase 15 isoform X1; translation: MCAAEVDDHVAQRYLLKRRLGKGAYGIVWKAVDRRTGEVVAIKKIFDAFRDKTDAQRTFREITLLQELGDHPNIIRLLDVIRAENDRDIYLVFESMDTDLNAVICKGRLLRDVHKRYIFYQLLRATKYIHSGRVIHRDQKPSNILLDSSCVVKLCDFGLARPLSSLPEEPAGQALTDYVATRWYRAPEVLLSSSWYTPGVDMWSLGCILGEMLRGRPLFPGTSTLHQLELILETIPPPSKEDLLALGSSYSASILPCLGARGPDVERGQYAGARRPRHTLDTLLPPDTPPEALDLLGRLLVFAPNRRLSAAQALQHPYVQRFHCPAREWTLDSAVRLPVLEGVQLSVPEYRRRVYQMILERRGDGRVPGEKGLGGTPRGTEPSGPRAHLLKPRAIHQLSPGSPAQKPGRRPQSSPGRQGAHDEACGAKNLPRQSSAPLLQPPPPGGPGRGDRPPGAAGAAAAPSAPSWVEPSGKGAAPSLASQTAAQVTVQALIRSDWHPRRGERAAGARRVPRALPADAPREPRPGRRMFSASASQGAQGAARAALGGYSQAYGTVCRSALGRLPLLPGPRA
- the MAPK15 gene encoding mitogen-activated protein kinase 15 isoform X6; its protein translation is MDTDLNAVICKGRLLRDVHKRYIFYQLLRATKYIHSGRVIHRDQKPSNILLDSSCVVKLCDFGLARPLSSLPEEPAGQALTDYVATRWYRAPEVLLSSSWYTPGVDMWSLGCILGEMLRGRPLFPGTSTLHQLELILETIPPPSKEDLLALGSSYSASILPCLGARGPDVERGQYAGARRPRHTLDTLLPPDTPPEALDLLGRLLVFAPNRRLSAAQALQHPYVQRFHCPAREWTLDSAVRLPVLEGVQLSVPEYRRRVYQMILERRGDGRVPGEKGLGGTPRGTEPSGPRAHLLKPRAIHQLSPGSPAQKPGRRPQSSPGRQGAHDEACGAKNLPRQSSAPLLQPPPPGGPGRGDRPPGAAGAAAAPSAPSWVEPSGKGAAPSLASQTAAQVTVQALIRSDWHPRRGERAAGARRVPRALPADAPREPRPGRRMFSASASQGAQGAARAALGGYSQAYGTVCRSALGRLPLLPGPRA
- the FAM83H gene encoding protein FAM83H, which translates into the protein MARRSQSSSQGDNPLAPGYLPPHYKEYYRLAVDALAEGGPEAYSRFLASEGAPAFLCPEELEHVSRHLRPPQHVAREPPDGSPPNVDMDGSSGTYWPMNSDQAVPELDLGWPLTFGFQGTEVTTLVQPPPPDSPSIKDEARRMIRSAQQVVAVVMDMFTDVDLLGEVLEAAARRVPVYILLDEMNAQHFLDMADKCRVNLHHVDFLRVRTVAGPTYYCRTGKSFKGHVKEKFLLVDCAVVMSGSYSFMWSFEKIHRSLAHVFQGELVSSFDEEFRILFAQSEPLVPSAGALARMDAYTLAPYTGAGPLMGAPTPFSFPKRAHLLFPPPREEGLGFPSFLDPDRHFLSAFRREEPMRMPGGALEPHAGLRPLARRLDAEAGAGGELAGPRAFFQARHLEMDAFKRHSFAAADGSGAVENFAAARQVSRQTFLSHGDDLRFQTSHFQRDQLYQQHYQWEPQLVPARPQGLFEKLRAGRPGFTEHDDLALGLGPRFPELGPDGHQRLDYVPSSASREVRHGSDPAPGPAPRGLEPSGALRANLGQRFPCQAAARPGPEAAPDTEQERRGGPEGRAGLRHWRLASYLSGCHGDDAGDEGLPAPMDAEAYEDDVLGCAGRPSPGDLLPSATRVPAAFPAKGLEPCSGRGDSPERETLEEAGLAKQDSFRSRLNPLIQRSSRLRSSLIFSASPAEGAGGAPAAATERAQLLHKEQAVSETLGPGGEATRSATSTKVAELLEKYKGPARDAGAVGAAVAVASHSKAVVSQAWREEVVAPGGGSERRSLESCLLDLRDSFAQRLHQEAERQPGAATLTATQLLDTLGRGGTDRLPSRFLSAQGRPGSPQGRDSPPPEGSRQAPHPEPKGSPASAYPERKGSPTSAFPERRASPVPPVPERRASPVPPVPERRASLTLTFAEESAKTGTAEESAGGPMEVLRKGSLRLRQLLSPKGERRAEEDGGFPAPQENGQPESPRRPSLGRADSTEAAAAADERGPRARTASATANALYSSNLRDDTKAILEQISAHGQKHRAVPAPAPGLAHSSPELGRSPTAGGLAPDMSDKDKCSAIFRSDSLGTQGRLSRTLPASAEDRDRLLRRMESMRKEKRVYSRFEVFCKKEEAGGPGAGEGPAEEDTRDSKVGKFMPKILGTFKSKK
- the MAPK15 gene encoding mitogen-activated protein kinase 15 isoform X3, with translation MCAAEVDDHVAQRYLLKRRLGKGAYGIVWKAVDRRTGEVVAIKKIFDAFRDKTDAQRTFREITLLQELGDHPNIIRLLDVIRAENDRDIYLVFESMDTDLNAVICKGRLLRDVHKRYIFYQLLRATKYIHSGRVIHRDQKPSNILLDSSCVVKLCDFGLARPLSSLPEEPAGQALTDYVATRWYRAPEVLLSSSWYTPGVDMWSLGCILGEMLRGRPLFPGTSTLHQLELILETIPPPSKEDLLALGSSYSASILPCLGARGPDVERGQYAGARRPRHTLDTLLPPDTPPEALDLLGRLLVFAPNRRLSAAQALQHPYVQRFHCPAREWTLDSAVRLPVLEGVQLSVPEYRRRVYQMILERRGDGRVPGEKGLGGTPRGTEPSGPRAHLLKPRAIHQLSPGSPAQKPGRRPQSSPGRQGAHDEACGAKNLPRQSSAPLLQPPPPGGPGRGDRPPGAAGAAAAPSAPSWVPRALPADAPREPRPGRRMFSASASQGAQGAARAALGGYSQAYGTVCRSALGRLPLLPGPRA
- the MAPK15 gene encoding mitogen-activated protein kinase 15 isoform X4, producing MCAAEVDDHVAQRYLLKRRLGKGAYGIVWKAVDRRTGEVVAIKKIFDAFRDKTDAQRTFREITLLQELGDHPNIIRLLDVIRAENDRDIYLVFESMDTDLNAVICKGRLLRDVHKRYIFYQLLRATKYIHSGRVIHRDQKPSNILLDSSCVVKLCDFGLARPLSSLPEEPAGQALTDYVATRWYRAPEVLLSSSWYTPGVDMWSLGCILGEMLRGRPLFPGTSTLHQLELILETIPPPSKEDLLALGSSYSASILPCLGARRLSAAQALQHPYVQRFHCPAREWTLDSAVRLPVLEGVQLSVPEYRRRVYQMILERRGDGRVPGEKGLGGTPRGTEPSGPRAHLLKPRAIHQLSPGSPAQKPGRRPQSSPGRQGAHDEACGAKNLPRQSSAPLLQPPPPGGPGRGDRPPGAAGAAAAPSAPSWVEPSGKGAAPSLASQTAAQVTVQALIRSDWHPRRGERAAGARRVPRALPADAPREPRPGRRMFSASASQGAQGAARAALGGYSQAYGTVCRSALGRLPLLPGPRA